A window of the Microbulbifer aggregans genome harbors these coding sequences:
- a CDS encoding NUDIX domain-containing protein, translated as MPRDIEQEQQNEPIDLNPPFSREAVEVLEREAVFKGFFTMLRLTLRHRLFRGGWSGEMQRELFVRDPAVGVLLYDPGRDQVALTEQFRIGALDRAGGPWCLEVVAGMVEEGETLEEVARREVLEEAGLKVGALRYIRSYLPSPGGSSERMHLFCALVDLSEAGGHFGVSDEHEDIRLRVLPCEQVLAALEGGDPDGTPIDNAASIISLQWLRRHREELRAAG; from the coding sequence ATGCCTCGGGATATCGAGCAAGAGCAGCAGAACGAGCCGATTGACCTCAATCCGCCATTCTCGCGCGAAGCAGTCGAAGTGCTGGAGCGGGAGGCGGTGTTCAAGGGTTTTTTCACCATGCTGCGACTCACGCTCAGGCACCGTCTCTTTCGCGGTGGCTGGAGCGGAGAGATGCAGCGGGAGCTGTTCGTGCGTGACCCCGCGGTGGGGGTGCTGCTATACGATCCCGGACGAGACCAGGTTGCTCTGACCGAGCAGTTTCGAATCGGTGCTCTGGATCGCGCCGGCGGGCCCTGGTGCCTTGAAGTGGTGGCGGGTATGGTTGAGGAAGGCGAAACGCTCGAGGAAGTGGCCCGTCGGGAGGTGCTCGAGGAGGCCGGTCTGAAGGTGGGAGCGCTGCGCTATATCCGCAGTTACCTGCCCAGCCCCGGTGGCAGCAGCGAGCGAATGCACCTTTTTTGTGCGCTTGTTGATTTAAGCGAGGCGGGTGGCCATTTCGGTGTTTCCGATGAACACGAAGATATCCGCCTGCGGGTATTGCCCTGTGAGCAGGTGTTGGCAGCGCTCGAGGGGGGTGACCCGGATGGGACGCCCATCGACAACGCCGCCAGTATCATCTCGCTGCAGTGGCTGCGGCGCCACCGTGAGGAGTTGCGCGCTGCGGGGTGA
- a CDS encoding DUF4136 domain-containing protein, whose protein sequence is MLFRFPANAVSRHYSMGAMRAALIAACLWMVGCATAPPVAVDYDPQADFSRLQTYFLLDPLGTGPVAPLELKRARQAVEGQLRLRYRPAASAGDADFLVRVQLQGAERVAVYEDRFGIYGGHGPWGFGWQVPLNVRQYRQVYFVIDALTPDQAPLWRGSIPSGAMGARSPEDQQQRLHNEAARLLNRFPPY, encoded by the coding sequence ATGCTTTTTCGATTCCCCGCTAACGCCGTATCGCGCCATTACAGCATGGGCGCTATGCGGGCCGCTCTGATCGCGGCTTGCCTGTGGATGGTCGGCTGCGCCACGGCACCACCGGTGGCGGTAGACTACGATCCGCAGGCGGACTTCTCCCGCCTGCAGACCTATTTCCTGCTGGATCCACTGGGTACCGGTCCGGTTGCCCCGCTGGAGCTGAAGCGGGCCCGCCAAGCGGTGGAGGGACAGCTGCGGTTACGCTATCGTCCCGCCGCCAGCGCCGGCGATGCGGATTTCCTCGTGCGTGTCCAGTTGCAGGGCGCCGAGCGGGTGGCTGTCTATGAGGACCGCTTCGGCATATACGGTGGTCACGGTCCCTGGGGTTTCGGCTGGCAGGTGCCACTCAATGTGCGCCAGTACCGCCAGGTTTACTTCGTCATCGATGCGCTGACCCCGGATCAGGCACCACTCTGGCGTGGCAGCATTCCGTCCGGCGCCATGGGAGCGCGCAGCCCGGAGGATCAGCAGCAGCGCTTGCACAACGAGGCAGCCCGGCTACTGAATCGTTTCCCGCCCTACTGA
- a CDS encoding DUF4136 domain-containing protein: protein MQFGTLGRLTVLALGAVALMACETLNVERVQPAEAPVAFSTYAWGQSSLGETQGAAAQLVELDEDLRATVAGLMQSRGYRLVEDPTTADMVMDYQVAIVEEEFASDTENSSWDAQFDSNAQRGVVELPSQTGAPRVTLTLGLGRPGGRVIWGGNATKLLARPENREERRRVLNTAVQELLRDLPPAY from the coding sequence ATGCAATTTGGAACCCTCGGCCGGCTGACGGTCCTGGCACTGGGTGCAGTGGCACTGATGGCCTGCGAAACCCTCAACGTCGAGCGCGTACAGCCCGCTGAGGCGCCGGTGGCCTTTTCGACCTATGCCTGGGGTCAGTCCTCTCTCGGTGAAACGCAGGGAGCTGCGGCACAGCTGGTAGAGCTGGATGAGGATTTGCGTGCCACCGTGGCAGGGCTGATGCAGTCCCGCGGCTACCGGCTGGTGGAGGATCCGACCACTGCCGATATGGTGATGGATTACCAGGTCGCCATCGTGGAGGAGGAATTTGCCAGCGATACTGAGAACTCGAGCTGGGACGCCCAGTTCGACTCCAACGCGCAGCGTGGCGTGGTGGAACTGCCAAGCCAGACCGGTGCGCCACGTGTCACGTTGACGCTCGGCCTCGGTCGGCCCGGTGGGCGTGTGATCTGGGGCGGCAACGCCACCAAGTTACTGGCGCGTCCGGAGAATCGCGAAGAGCGACGTCGGGTCCTCAACACCGCGGTGCAAGAGCTGTTACGGGACCTGCCGCCCGCCTATTGA
- a CDS encoding PqiB family protein, which produces MAESQIPEAELKRSRGLPLVWLLPLVAAIIAVWLLYRDVTQGDIRAEILFPSGEGLVQGKTVVKYSGVDIGRVGDFRLVPGAEELDGADGVLAEVEFNPSAEFLLVKGSRFWLVKPEVSVTGIRGLETLVSGNYIAVEPGSGPPQREFVALAQPPAQVSGEGLRVLVRAPRLGSLNRGSPVYYRQLEVGEVESYRLSDNDTEVEIELFIRKQYAHLVHRGSRFWNSSGVSIEGGISGVKVDVESIASLLAGGVSFYTPEKHLQSPLAKNGQEFPLYNSFADADAGIPITLNFDRGVNVTPGSTPVVYQGIKVGEVSDTKASSSLNGMAVDVLMDPITDDLLTENTRFWMANPTIDISSGLSQLLEGNRIEVDLRRGQRSVREFPAFSEAPQRDPRVPGLHLKLNARNTGSLQRGASVYFRRIEVGRVQGMELNSDGSGVTVFVVIQPRYAHLVHKRTRFWNVSGLRASASFTGLEVEADSLLSLVRGGLAFGSSRSARENAAPAQNGDSFPLYPSREDAFEEGLDITIDLPSAEGIKEGAAIRFRGIQVGEVRRLRLGPDLTTVQARATLFHRAEQFAREGTRIWVVGPEIGLENVANVDTLITGRYLSLEPGNGAPQMAFTAELQPPRQDLAESLMSPGLTVILNAPRRGSLKAGSPVYYRQVQVGKVIGYALGELADRVYIYVHIEPRYQTLVREGTVFWSASGIDVNFGLRTGLTVHTESARALLDGGIAFATPERPAMGREVESGSHYPLYPEPEPEWLGWRPKIEIYASEEPTK; this is translated from the coding sequence ATGGCTGAGTCGCAGATCCCCGAGGCGGAGCTCAAACGCAGTCGCGGCCTGCCGCTGGTGTGGCTGTTGCCGTTGGTGGCAGCGATCATCGCGGTCTGGCTCCTGTACCGGGATGTCACCCAGGGTGATATCCGTGCCGAGATTCTGTTCCCCTCCGGCGAGGGACTGGTTCAGGGCAAGACAGTGGTGAAGTACTCCGGTGTCGATATTGGCCGGGTGGGGGACTTCCGGCTGGTGCCAGGCGCCGAGGAGCTCGACGGTGCCGACGGCGTGCTCGCGGAAGTGGAGTTCAATCCCAGTGCGGAATTTCTGTTGGTAAAGGGCAGCCGTTTCTGGCTGGTCAAGCCGGAGGTCTCGGTGACGGGAATCCGCGGGCTTGAGACGCTGGTTTCCGGCAACTATATCGCCGTGGAGCCCGGCAGTGGTCCACCGCAGCGGGAGTTCGTGGCACTGGCGCAGCCTCCGGCACAGGTTTCGGGGGAGGGCTTGCGTGTGCTGGTGCGGGCACCGCGACTCGGTTCCCTGAACCGGGGTTCACCGGTGTACTACCGCCAGTTGGAGGTGGGTGAGGTGGAGAGCTATCGCCTTTCGGACAACGATACCGAGGTGGAGATTGAGCTCTTTATCCGCAAGCAATATGCCCACCTGGTGCATCGCGGCAGCCGATTCTGGAATAGCTCCGGTGTTTCCATTGAGGGGGGCATCAGTGGCGTCAAAGTGGATGTCGAATCGATCGCTTCGCTGCTCGCGGGCGGGGTCAGTTTTTATACCCCCGAGAAGCACCTGCAATCGCCGCTGGCCAAAAATGGCCAGGAATTCCCGCTGTACAACAGCTTTGCGGATGCGGATGCGGGTATCCCCATCACCCTCAATTTCGATCGCGGCGTCAATGTCACGCCCGGCAGCACACCGGTGGTGTATCAGGGTATCAAGGTGGGTGAAGTCAGCGACACCAAGGCCAGTTCCTCCCTCAATGGCATGGCGGTCGATGTCTTGATGGACCCGATCACCGATGACCTGCTCACCGAAAACACGCGTTTCTGGATGGCCAACCCAACCATTGATATCTCCTCCGGTCTCAGTCAGCTGCTGGAGGGGAACCGTATCGAGGTGGACCTGCGCCGTGGGCAGCGCTCGGTGCGGGAGTTCCCCGCATTTTCCGAGGCGCCGCAGAGAGACCCGCGCGTGCCGGGATTGCATCTGAAGCTCAACGCCCGCAATACCGGCTCGCTGCAGCGAGGCGCGTCAGTGTATTTTCGCCGTATCGAAGTCGGGCGTGTGCAGGGGATGGAACTCAATAGCGACGGCTCCGGGGTAACGGTTTTCGTGGTGATTCAGCCTCGCTATGCGCACCTGGTGCACAAGCGCACCCGCTTCTGGAATGTCAGCGGCCTGCGCGCCAGCGCCAGTTTCACGGGCCTCGAGGTTGAGGCGGATTCACTGCTCTCGCTGGTAAGGGGAGGTCTCGCTTTCGGCAGCAGTCGTAGCGCCCGCGAGAATGCTGCGCCGGCACAAAACGGGGATTCCTTCCCTCTCTACCCGAGCCGTGAGGACGCATTTGAAGAGGGGCTGGATATCACCATCGACCTGCCCTCCGCCGAGGGTATCAAGGAGGGTGCGGCCATACGTTTCCGTGGTATCCAGGTGGGAGAGGTGCGGCGGTTGCGGCTGGGGCCGGATCTCACCACCGTGCAGGCGCGGGCGACACTGTTTCACCGCGCGGAGCAGTTCGCCCGGGAAGGAACCCGTATCTGGGTCGTGGGTCCCGAAATCGGCTTGGAAAATGTCGCCAATGTGGACACGCTGATCACCGGCCGCTACCTGTCATTGGAACCGGGTAACGGTGCGCCGCAGATGGCGTTTACTGCGGAATTACAGCCGCCGCGCCAGGATCTGGCGGAGAGCCTGATGAGCCCGGGGCTGACCGTCATTCTCAACGCCCCGCGGCGCGGTTCGCTGAAAGCGGGCAGTCCTGTCTACTATCGCCAGGTGCAGGTGGGAAAGGTCATTGGCTATGCGCTCGGCGAATTGGCGGATCGTGTCTACATCTACGTGCACATCGAGCCCCGTTACCAGACTCTGGTGCGCGAAGGCACGGTTTTCTGGAGCGCCAGCGGCATTGACGTGAACTTTGGCCTGCGCACCGGACTCACAGTCCATACCGAGTCCGCCAGGGCGCTACTCGATGGGGGAATCGCCTTTGCGACCCCGGAACGACCGGCGATGGGGCGGGAAGTGGAGAGTGGCAGTCATTACCCACTTTATCCGGAGCCGGAGCCCGAATGGCTGGGCTGGCGTCCTAAAATAGAAATATATGCCAGCGAAGAGCCGACCAAATGA
- a CDS encoding paraquat-inducible protein A, whose amino-acid sequence MSRLDTALAHRLCTCLCCHQLMRLPAGESRGRCGRCGATVHGRIERSLMLTWALVLTGTFLLVPANILPVMTVIYLGSGEPSTIIGGTLELYRNGLWGIALIVFIASIAVPVMKLVGLVVLLLQVQWRAPRNPMQSMRVYRVVAAIGRWSLLDLFMISILVALVNMGAIAEVRAGPGSTAFATVVVVTMLAVRTFDPRLLWDARQCRAAVSAARESADGEGSDG is encoded by the coding sequence GTGAGTCGCCTCGATACCGCCCTCGCGCACCGCCTCTGCACCTGCCTCTGCTGCCACCAGCTGATGCGTCTGCCCGCCGGTGAGTCCCGGGGACGCTGTGGCCGCTGTGGTGCCACTGTACACGGTCGCATCGAGCGCAGCCTCATGCTGACCTGGGCGCTGGTACTCACCGGCACTTTCCTGTTGGTTCCCGCCAATATCCTGCCGGTGATGACGGTGATCTACCTGGGGTCCGGGGAGCCGAGCACCATCATCGGTGGCACCCTGGAGCTCTACCGCAACGGCCTGTGGGGCATCGCCCTGATCGTCTTTATCGCCAGTATCGCGGTACCGGTGATGAAATTGGTGGGGCTGGTGGTCCTGCTGCTGCAGGTACAGTGGCGCGCGCCGCGGAATCCGATGCAGAGTATGCGTGTGTATCGGGTGGTGGCGGCCATCGGGCGCTGGTCACTGCTGGACCTGTTCATGATTTCCATCCTGGTGGCGCTGGTAAACATGGGCGCCATCGCCGAGGTGCGCGCCGGTCCCGGCAGCACCGCCTTTGCCACCGTGGTGGTGGTGACCATGCTGGCGGTGCGGACTTTCGACCCGCGACTGTTATGGGACGCACGGCAGTGCCGGGCGGCCGTATCGGCAGCACGTGAGTCCGCGGACGGGGAGGGCAGCGATGGCTGA
- a CDS encoding paraquat-inducible protein A, translating to MEQSATDSASGWQRACHECDLLLGNNNAPPGGKLVCPRCSAVIHRNPARSIHYTAALSISGLLLFIPAATLPLLNFSIIAFGSENTLLNGVFSLFGAGYIWLASLVLFCSVVAPFTRFLLLAFISLGCLWGALDRPVSRAVRWYQHIKEWAMLDVYMLGVLVALIKMQSLGKMVVESGLYCFVGLMVLSNLTLLSFDQQSVWRRMARRRAAAAVTDAGGVTP from the coding sequence ATGGAGCAGAGTGCGACCGATTCCGCCAGTGGCTGGCAGCGAGCCTGCCACGAGTGCGACCTGCTGCTCGGCAACAACAACGCTCCGCCGGGAGGTAAGCTGGTCTGCCCCCGCTGTAGCGCCGTTATTCACCGCAATCCCGCCCGCAGCATTCACTATACGGCGGCACTGAGTATCAGCGGCCTGTTGTTATTTATTCCCGCCGCGACTCTGCCGTTGCTGAATTTTTCCATCATCGCCTTTGGTTCGGAAAACACGCTGTTGAATGGCGTTTTCTCACTATTCGGGGCGGGCTATATCTGGCTGGCGTCGCTGGTGCTGTTCTGCAGCGTAGTGGCGCCGTTTACCCGTTTCCTGCTGCTTGCTTTTATCAGTCTTGGCTGCCTGTGGGGGGCTCTGGATCGCCCGGTGTCCCGCGCCGTGCGCTGGTACCAGCACATCAAGGAATGGGCGATGCTGGATGTCTATATGCTCGGCGTCCTGGTAGCGCTGATCAAAATGCAGAGCCTGGGGAAAATGGTGGTGGAGAGCGGGCTCTATTGCTTTGTGGGCCTCATGGTGCTTTCTAATCTGACGCTGCTGTCTTTTGATCAGCAGTCCGTTTGGCGGCGTATGGCCCGTCGCCGTGCCGCCGCCGCGGTGACCGATGCCGGTGGGGTGACCCCGTGA
- a CDS encoding TolC family outer membrane protein, translated as MKRIESNHRRHSSARRPLKSLLAAALFGLSAMQAQADTLWEIYLQALDNDPQLAADRAAFEAGLEAKNLGRSALLPQINGSAEHSNTSSNSTQFDYTFGPNGVIATPNSRDTDVDDEIYSARLDQAIFDLPAWFGYQQGKFQSEQAAAEFSANQQEMMLRVATTYFNVLRAYDVLAAAKAEEEALAKQLEQTRQRFEVGLTAITDVYDSQAAYENSVARRLTAEDALLSNFDALSILTGTEHDQVAPLEDGFTVAPPEPAERAAWVDFAMQNNFDLKAASLAADAARSSARAAAAEHLPTVYGSVSYTDFSREGDTSTSIPGEPTIDLPIETSTESTVTALTLNVPIFTGGRLSASRRQARDLSFQAQDLRNLVQRNTIQDTRTLHRNLVTDVSRVRAREQAVISAQSALEANQAGYEVGTRNIVDVLLAQRTLFQAKTDYANAIYDYIDNTLRLKRVAGLLAPADLQELEAKLNPATPVVRVGETAATSAEPTK; from the coding sequence ATGAAAAGAATTGAGTCCAACCACAGGCGCCACAGCAGCGCCCGTCGCCCCCTGAAATCCCTGCTCGCGGCCGCGCTCTTCGGCCTTAGCGCCATGCAGGCCCAGGCCGACACCCTGTGGGAAATCTATCTGCAGGCACTGGACAACGACCCGCAACTGGCCGCCGACCGCGCCGCCTTCGAGGCTGGCCTCGAGGCCAAAAACCTGGGCCGCTCCGCGCTGCTGCCACAGATCAACGGCTCCGCCGAACACAGTAACACCAGCTCAAACTCCACCCAGTTTGACTACACGTTCGGCCCCAACGGCGTGATCGCCACACCGAACAGCCGCGATACCGATGTCGATGACGAAATCTATTCCGCACGGCTGGATCAGGCGATCTTCGACCTGCCCGCGTGGTTCGGCTACCAACAAGGCAAGTTTCAGAGTGAACAGGCTGCAGCGGAGTTCAGCGCCAACCAGCAGGAAATGATGCTGCGGGTGGCCACCACCTACTTCAATGTGCTGCGGGCCTACGATGTACTGGCAGCCGCCAAGGCGGAAGAAGAAGCACTGGCCAAGCAGCTGGAACAGACCCGCCAGCGTTTCGAGGTGGGCCTGACCGCGATCACCGACGTCTATGACAGCCAGGCGGCCTACGAAAATTCCGTCGCTCGCCGTCTGACTGCCGAAGATGCTCTGCTCAGCAACTTCGACGCGCTGTCGATTCTGACCGGCACCGAGCACGACCAGGTGGCGCCGCTCGAGGACGGCTTTACCGTCGCCCCGCCGGAGCCCGCCGAGCGCGCCGCATGGGTCGATTTTGCAATGCAGAACAACTTTGATCTGAAGGCCGCAAGTCTGGCTGCCGACGCCGCGCGCAGCAGTGCCCGCGCCGCTGCCGCCGAGCACCTGCCGACGGTTTACGGTTCCGTCAGCTACACAGACTTCAGCCGCGAGGGCGACACGTCCACCTCGATCCCCGGTGAGCCCACTATTGACCTGCCAATCGAAACCTCGACCGAGAGCACCGTCACCGCGCTGACCCTGAACGTGCCGATCTTCACCGGTGGCCGCCTGAGTGCCAGCCGACGTCAGGCCCGCGACCTGTCGTTCCAGGCCCAGGACCTGCGCAACCTGGTACAGCGCAACACCATTCAGGATACCCGCACCCTGCACCGCAACCTGGTCACCGACGTCTCCCGGGTAAGAGCGCGGGAGCAGGCGGTGATCTCCGCGCAGAGCGCCCTGGAGGCGAATCAGGCAGGCTACGAAGTGGGCACGCGGAATATCGTCGACGTGCTGCTGGCCCAGCGGACCCTGTTCCAGGCCAAGACCGATTACGCCAACGCCATCTATGACTATATCGATAACACCCTGCGCCTGAAGCGCGTGGCCGGCCTGCTGGCCCCCGCCGATCTACAGGAGCTGGAGGCGAAGCTGAACCCTGCCACCCCGGTTGTCCGGGTCGGCGAGACCGCTGCCACCTCAGCAGAGCCGACCAAGTAA
- the waaA gene encoding lipid IV(A) 3-deoxy-D-manno-octulosonic acid transferase: protein MQFLYTWLLRLALPIILLRLWWRGRSLPAYRRRWRERLGKVPARASHKPLIWVHSVSVGETLAAVPVIETLAARHQDWQWLVTTTTPTGSERVQAALAEKLGGRLLHYYLPYDLPECLKPFLDSLRPKLLIIIETELWPNLLRLCKKRETPVLLANARLSEKSAQGYGRFATLTQNMLNRLSRVVAQYPADAERFVRLGLPPERLLTSGNIKFDLTIDLGLSSEAQAIGHQWRGGSDRPVWLAASTHEGEDELVLEAFSRLREQFPDLLLVLVPRHPQRFDSVARLCRERGLHCRRRSDGGYVDASEQVLLGDTMGELLRFYGASDVAFVGGSLVPVGGHNMIEPAAWAVPIVCGPHLHNFSTVAELLRDAGALRVVESPEQMAEAVAEWLEDADKRREDGAAGRLVAEANTGALGRLVDEIESLAAQV, encoded by the coding sequence ATGCAGTTTCTCTATACTTGGCTTCTGCGCCTCGCCCTGCCGATCATCCTGTTACGCCTCTGGTGGCGGGGGCGCTCCCTGCCCGCCTACCGGCGTCGCTGGCGTGAGCGTCTGGGCAAGGTCCCGGCACGCGCCAGTCACAAACCGCTCATCTGGGTACACTCGGTTTCCGTTGGGGAAACCCTCGCGGCTGTGCCGGTGATTGAGACGCTGGCCGCCCGCCATCAGGACTGGCAATGGCTGGTCACCACCACCACGCCCACAGGGTCTGAGCGCGTTCAGGCGGCGCTGGCGGAAAAGCTCGGTGGGCGTCTGTTGCATTATTACCTCCCCTACGACCTACCCGAGTGCCTGAAGCCTTTCCTGGATAGCCTGCGCCCCAAGTTGTTGATCATTATTGAGACCGAGCTGTGGCCGAATCTATTGCGCCTCTGTAAAAAACGCGAGACCCCCGTATTACTGGCTAATGCGCGCCTGAGTGAGAAGTCGGCACAGGGCTACGGGCGCTTCGCGACACTGACCCAAAACATGCTGAACCGGTTGTCTCGGGTTGTGGCGCAGTACCCGGCTGATGCCGAGCGCTTTGTGCGCCTCGGACTTCCTCCGGAGCGCCTGCTCACCAGCGGCAATATCAAATTCGATCTCACCATCGATCTGGGGCTCTCCAGTGAAGCCCAGGCCATCGGCCACCAGTGGCGGGGTGGCAGTGATCGCCCGGTGTGGCTGGCTGCCAGTACCCACGAAGGGGAGGATGAGTTGGTGCTCGAAGCCTTCTCCCGCCTGCGTGAGCAGTTCCCTGACCTGCTGCTGGTACTGGTCCCGCGCCACCCACAGCGTTTCGACAGTGTGGCGCGCCTGTGTCGGGAGCGGGGCCTGCACTGTCGTCGCCGTAGCGACGGCGGTTACGTGGACGCCTCGGAGCAGGTATTGCTGGGGGATACCATGGGGGAGCTGTTGCGCTTTTATGGCGCCAGTGATGTTGCGTTTGTCGGCGGCAGCCTGGTGCCTGTGGGTGGCCATAACATGATTGAGCCGGCTGCCTGGGCGGTGCCGATCGTCTGCGGTCCGCATCTGCACAATTTCAGCACCGTGGCGGAGCTGTTGCGCGATGCGGGGGCGCTGCGGGTGGTGGAGTCGCCGGAGCAGATGGCCGAAGCCGTCGCGGAGTGGCTGGAAGATGCCGACAAGCGCCGGGAGGACGGTGCAGCCGGTCGCCTGGTGGCTGAGGCCAATACCGGTGCGCTTGGGCGCCTGGTGGACGAGATTGAGTCGCTGGCGGCGCAGGTCTGA
- a CDS encoding glycosyltransferase gives MRPLLDICICTCRRPELLRRALESLSQVELPDTVRVSVTVVDNDPEESAQPVIRSLQGSYPLPIHYAAESRRGIPFARNRCLDEAQAKGADYLVFIDDDEWVAADWLQKLYSFARDAGGRAVVCGSVISLLPASSPDYYNMFFSRKRRRTGERLPYCATNNVLIPLGEVRELGLRFDESRPFAGGEDVMFFTAASQRGMAIFHCAEAVVYEDIPEDRANLRWLSRRKYSVGITQAHQKLITGRSRVDVLASALLQLLTASLVCALSMTVRRQRERAWLRVCRSAGMAGGVFGAESQFYRRAHS, from the coding sequence TTGCGACCACTGCTGGACATTTGTATTTGCACTTGCCGGAGGCCCGAGCTGCTTCGCCGTGCCCTGGAAAGTCTCTCCCAGGTTGAACTACCGGATACCGTGCGCGTTTCCGTGACGGTGGTAGACAACGATCCCGAGGAGAGCGCACAGCCTGTGATCCGCAGTCTGCAGGGCAGTTATCCGCTGCCCATTCACTACGCGGCAGAGTCGCGTCGCGGTATCCCCTTTGCTCGCAACCGCTGCCTCGACGAGGCGCAGGCCAAGGGCGCCGATTACCTGGTGTTCATCGATGATGACGAATGGGTGGCCGCTGACTGGCTGCAGAAGCTATACAGCTTCGCGCGGGATGCGGGCGGCAGGGCGGTGGTCTGCGGTAGCGTGATCAGTCTGCTGCCGGCATCCTCGCCGGATTACTACAACATGTTCTTTTCCCGCAAACGCCGCCGCACCGGTGAGCGGCTTCCCTATTGCGCCACCAATAACGTGTTGATTCCCCTGGGTGAGGTGCGCGAGCTGGGGTTGCGGTTTGATGAATCGCGCCCCTTCGCCGGTGGCGAGGACGTGATGTTCTTCACGGCGGCGTCGCAGCGTGGGATGGCGATTTTCCACTGCGCCGAGGCGGTGGTCTACGAGGATATCCCCGAGGACCGCGCCAACCTTCGCTGGCTGTCCCGTCGCAAGTACTCTGTGGGCATCACCCAGGCCCACCAGAAGCTGATCACCGGGCGCAGCCGCGTGGATGTGCTCGCGTCGGCGCTGCTGCAGCTGCTCACCGCCTCCCTGGTTTGTGCGCTGAGCATGACCGTGCGCCGCCAGCGTGAGCGCGCGTGGTTACGTGTCTGCCGGTCTGCCGGCATGGCGGGCGGGGTATTCGGCGCAGAGTCGCAGTTTTACCGCCGCGCCCACTCCTGA
- a CDS encoding glycosyltransferase family 4 protein, which yields MKVMQLLPALNSGGVERGTLDLARALVAAGHDSIVVSNGGRMVEQLELEGSRHLSMPIHRKSLFSLRQVRPLRELIRAEQPDILHVRSRVPAWLTYFAWKKLDSSNRPRLVSTAHGLYSINRYSAIMASSEQVIAISRCVRDYLTTNYSRYLQRPPEIIYRGVDTTEFLPGLTPPEGWRESVESEFPELRDKRWLLLPGRLTRWKGQEDFLRLLANLDREDLHGVVLGGAEPNKEHYAQELQQRAAELGLQTRVSFVGQRSDIRYWYGASALVYNLSKRPEPFGRTVIEAAAIGTPVIGYDIGGPAESLQACFPEGLVPDGDIAGLKDKTLELLDSEVRPVLQREFTLEAQAERTMGLYEQLLAERQGADS from the coding sequence ATGAAAGTCATGCAGTTGCTGCCAGCGCTGAATTCCGGCGGCGTCGAGCGCGGCACTCTCGACCTTGCCCGCGCGCTGGTAGCGGCGGGGCACGACTCTATCGTTGTCTCCAATGGCGGCAGGATGGTGGAACAGCTGGAGCTTGAGGGCTCACGCCACCTCTCCATGCCGATCCATCGCAAGTCCCTGTTCAGCCTGCGTCAGGTGCGCCCGCTGCGCGAGCTCATTCGTGCCGAGCAACCGGACATTCTGCACGTGCGCTCCCGCGTACCGGCGTGGCTCACCTATTTTGCGTGGAAAAAACTGGATTCCAGCAATCGACCGCGACTGGTAAGCACGGCACACGGTCTCTATTCGATCAATCGCTACAGCGCCATTATGGCCAGCAGCGAGCAGGTTATCGCCATTTCCCGCTGCGTCCGTGACTACCTCACCACCAACTACAGCAGGTATCTGCAGCGCCCACCGGAGATCATCTACCGCGGCGTGGACACCACCGAATTTCTTCCAGGCCTGACGCCACCCGAGGGCTGGCGTGAATCCGTAGAGTCCGAGTTTCCTGAGCTTCGCGATAAACGCTGGCTGTTACTGCCCGGCCGCCTGACCCGCTGGAAGGGCCAGGAGGATTTCCTCCGCTTGCTGGCGAATCTCGACCGCGAGGATTTGCACGGGGTGGTGCTCGGCGGTGCCGAGCCAAACAAGGAACACTACGCTCAGGAGCTGCAACAGCGAGCGGCGGAGCTGGGCCTGCAGACACGCGTTTCTTTCGTGGGCCAGCGCAGTGACATTCGGTATTGGTACGGCGCCTCGGCTCTGGTCTACAACCTGTCGAAGCGCCCGGAACCCTTTGGCCGCACGGTGATTGAGGCTGCGGCGATCGGCACGCCCGTGATCGGCTATGACATCGGCGGCCCGGCAGAATCCCTGCAGGCCTGCTTCCCCGAAGGCCTGGTGCCCGATGGAGATATCGCGGGACTCAAAGACAAAACCCTTGAGCTGCTGGACAGCGAGGTCCGTCCGGTGCTGCAAAGGGAGTTCACGCTTGAGGCCCAGGCCGAACGAACCATGGGGTTGTACGAGCAATTGCTGGCAGAGAGACAGGGGGCAGACTCGTGA